A window of the Candidatus Paraluminiphilus aquimaris genome harbors these coding sequences:
- the rseP gene encoding RIP metalloprotease RseP, with product MQILFSIMMALVTLGVLVTIHEFGHYWVARRCGVRVLRFAIGFGRTLYSWQGRDGTEFALCAIPLGGYVKMLDERDGEAVVTEANRSESFNAQPVRNKLAIVAAGPAANFLLAVMVLFGLFLRGETGLAPVIEAVAVNSIAEESGLVVGQEVIAVDGQATSTVSDVRFALLKRLGDTGHIDLTIGNALSDVGQRYALPIVNWLGEAEAPDPAAALGLSLGFLPIRPEVGSLSEGGAAARAGFQVGDVIIDAAGVPMAQWTDWVEFVRARPNQRFDVLVDRAGSQVTLSVMPQNRNAIGTVGMGLALPEIPDSRIRRQSRGPIEALGAAVNRTYELTIFTFESMWKMVQGLISTKNLSGPIAIAQIAASTAESGFTTWLSFLALLSISLGAINLLPIPVLDGGHIVFHVVEGLMGRPVPEQIQIMSFQLGLAAVFTLMMFAIYNDVARL from the coding sequence ATGCAAATTTTATTTTCTATCATGATGGCATTGGTGACGCTGGGTGTCCTTGTGACGATCCATGAGTTTGGCCACTACTGGGTTGCGCGTCGTTGTGGTGTGCGAGTGCTGAGATTCGCGATCGGCTTTGGGCGGACGCTTTACAGCTGGCAGGGTCGAGACGGAACAGAGTTTGCGCTTTGCGCCATTCCACTGGGCGGCTACGTAAAAATGTTGGACGAGCGCGATGGTGAGGCCGTTGTTACGGAGGCTAACCGTTCTGAGTCCTTTAATGCACAACCTGTTCGTAACAAGCTTGCGATCGTGGCTGCAGGTCCCGCCGCTAACTTTCTTTTGGCCGTTATGGTGTTGTTTGGCCTTTTTCTGAGGGGCGAAACAGGTTTGGCTCCTGTTATCGAAGCTGTTGCAGTGAATTCCATTGCCGAAGAGAGTGGGCTGGTTGTAGGGCAAGAGGTCATAGCGGTTGATGGGCAGGCCACCAGCACCGTTTCAGACGTAAGGTTCGCCTTACTAAAGCGTCTCGGTGATACAGGCCACATTGACCTGACCATTGGAAATGCCTTGAGCGATGTAGGACAGCGTTATGCACTCCCCATTGTGAACTGGCTTGGTGAGGCGGAGGCGCCAGACCCCGCGGCAGCCCTCGGGTTGTCATTAGGTTTTCTTCCGATCAGACCCGAGGTGGGCTCCCTGTCCGAGGGGGGCGCAGCTGCTCGTGCAGGTTTTCAGGTCGGAGACGTAATCATTGACGCGGCGGGTGTGCCGATGGCGCAGTGGACGGATTGGGTCGAATTTGTCCGCGCGCGCCCTAATCAGCGATTTGATGTCTTAGTCGATCGCGCTGGCAGTCAAGTTACGCTGAGCGTGATGCCGCAAAATCGCAATGCAATCGGAACAGTTGGCATGGGTCTGGCGCTGCCAGAGATTCCGGACAGTCGGATTCGCCGTCAGAGCCGCGGGCCGATAGAGGCGCTCGGTGCGGCTGTTAATCGTACGTATGAGTTGACTATTTTCACCTTCGAGTCGATGTGGAAAATGGTGCAAGGGCTGATTTCGACAAAAAATTTGTCGGGCCCAATCGCTATCGCGCAAATCGCTGCCAGTACGGCAGAGAGCGGATTTACCACGTGGCTCTCGTTTCTTGCATTACTGTCTATTTCTCTCGGCGCAATAAATTTATTGCCCATACCTGTGCTTGATGGTGGACACATCGTCTTCCATGTAGTTGAGGGGCTAATGGGTAGGCCAGTGCCCGAGCAAATCCAAATAATGAGTTTTCAGCTGGGTTTAGCTGCTGTTTTTACACTAATGATGTTTGCCATCTACAACGATGTGGCCCGACTGTGA
- the frr gene encoding ribosome recycling factor → MIDDIQSDAEERMEKSLEALGQNFNKIRTGRAHPSILDGIRIDYYGAETPLKQMASINVEDARTLAVSVFDKSITPDVEKAIMKSDLGLNPSTAGDVIRIPMPMLTEETRKGYIKQARAEAESARVSIRSARRDANGMLKELVKEKEISEDDERRGQDQIQKLTDAFVAKVDAALGAKEADLMEI, encoded by the coding sequence ATGATTGACGACATACAAAGCGATGCTGAAGAGCGAATGGAAAAGTCGCTTGAAGCTTTGGGGCAGAATTTCAATAAGATTAGAACGGGGCGAGCCCACCCCAGTATTCTTGATGGCATTCGCATCGACTATTACGGCGCCGAGACGCCGCTGAAGCAAATGGCGAGTATTAACGTCGAAGACGCGAGAACGCTGGCTGTGAGTGTTTTCGATAAGTCGATTACGCCCGATGTGGAAAAAGCAATCATGAAGAGTGATTTGGGCTTGAACCCGTCTACCGCAGGCGATGTGATTCGTATCCCCATGCCCATGTTGACCGAGGAAACGCGTAAGGGATACATCAAGCAGGCGCGAGCCGAAGCGGAATCAGCGAGGGTGTCCATTCGAAGCGCGCGGCGTGATGCGAACGGCATGCTCAAAGAGCTCGTAAAGGAAAAAGAGATCTCGGAGGACGATGAACGTCGAGGTCAGGATCAAATCCAAAAGCTTACCGACGCGTTCGTTGCGAAAGTTGATGCAGCGCTCGGTGCCAAAGAAGCCGATTTGATGGAAATTTAA
- the uppS gene encoding polyprenyl diphosphate synthase: MRVDREVTLPASPTGPAPQHIAVIMDGNNRWAKKKGVPGPVGHRAGADVVKPLMYACRDRGIKTLTLFAFSSENWQRPVPEVRALMALLSRYLRREIKELAADGVRIQFIGRRDRLSPRIAKLLEDSERATSHNTESTLVLALDYGGRWDVSEAAASLARDVAAGRLSADDIDETLLSSRMALADKPTPDLCIRTGGEWRLSNFLLWQFAYAELWFTDTLWPDFNVDELDVAIEHFRGRDRRYGARPKVESV, encoded by the coding sequence TTGCGGGTTGATCGCGAAGTGACGCTTCCCGCCAGCCCGACAGGGCCTGCCCCCCAACACATTGCCGTCATTATGGACGGCAATAACCGATGGGCGAAGAAAAAGGGTGTTCCGGGGCCCGTTGGACACCGCGCAGGTGCTGACGTGGTGAAACCGCTGATGTACGCCTGCCGTGATCGCGGCATTAAAACTTTGACGCTTTTCGCATTCTCTAGTGAAAATTGGCAGCGACCCGTGCCGGAGGTTCGTGCTCTGATGGCCTTGCTGTCTCGATACCTCCGGCGCGAAATTAAAGAACTCGCCGCCGATGGTGTGCGGATTCAATTTATTGGTCGACGAGACCGGCTCAGCCCAAGAATTGCAAAATTACTCGAGGACTCTGAGCGCGCGACCTCTCACAACACCGAATCTACGCTCGTATTGGCACTCGACTATGGCGGTCGGTGGGATGTGAGCGAAGCCGCCGCCTCACTGGCTCGAGATGTCGCCGCAGGCAGGTTGTCAGCTGACGACATCGATGAAACGTTACTGAGTTCACGGATGGCGCTTGCCGACAAGCCAACGCCTGACTTGTGCATACGCACGGGTGGCGAGTGGCGACTGTCGAACTTCCTCTTATGGCAATTCGCCTATGCCGAGCTCTGGTTCACTGATACGCTCTGGCCTGATTTCAACGTGGATGAGCTAGATGTAGCCATTGAGCATTTCCGCGGGAGAGATCGTCGATACGGTGCGCGGCCAAAGGTGGAGAGCGTCTAG
- a CDS encoding 1-deoxy-D-xylulose-5-phosphate reductoisomerase, with product MQRVMVLGATGSIGLSTLDVIGRHPDKYRAEVLCANRSVAEMAALCLQHEPQHAVMFCPDAAEELETRLSGRVATRVHAGEAPMVDFAQSPDVDTVMAAIVGFAGLSAALAAAKAGKRLLLANKEALVSAGGLFMTAVREGGALLLPVDSEHNAMFQCLPCDTQARPQMARVEKILLTASGGPFRGRSRDSLHNVTPDEACAHPNWSMGRKISVDSASLVNKGLELAEACWLFDRKPSEIEVVVHPQSIIHSLIRYVDGSVLAQLGQPDMRTPIAYSLSWPDRVSAGVDILDLVKTARLDFESPDLDAFPCLRLAYEAIDVPGGMCAFSAANEVAVDAFLSEKIRFTDIDQTIAATLNCVTLAEPTTLAEVQALDRAAREAAGAFISDVSFR from the coding sequence ATGCAGCGAGTGATGGTGTTGGGTGCGACTGGCTCAATTGGGCTGAGCACACTTGACGTTATCGGGCGGCACCCCGACAAGTATCGCGCCGAGGTGCTTTGTGCGAATCGCTCCGTGGCCGAAATGGCGGCGCTGTGCTTACAGCACGAACCTCAGCACGCGGTAATGTTTTGCCCTGATGCTGCTGAAGAATTAGAAACTCGCTTGAGCGGTCGGGTAGCGACGCGCGTCCATGCCGGCGAAGCGCCCATGGTCGACTTCGCACAAAGCCCCGATGTCGATACGGTTATGGCCGCCATCGTCGGGTTCGCAGGGCTATCAGCTGCCCTTGCAGCAGCAAAGGCGGGGAAGCGGTTGCTGCTTGCCAATAAAGAAGCACTCGTCAGCGCGGGTGGTTTATTTATGACGGCCGTTCGCGAGGGTGGCGCCTTACTCCTCCCCGTGGATAGCGAACACAACGCCATGTTTCAGTGTTTGCCCTGTGATACACAGGCACGACCGCAGATGGCGCGTGTTGAAAAGATCTTACTGACCGCATCGGGTGGCCCGTTTCGCGGTCGCTCGCGGGACTCGCTTCACAATGTGACGCCCGACGAGGCTTGTGCACATCCCAATTGGTCGATGGGACGAAAGATTTCGGTGGATTCGGCGTCGCTTGTGAACAAAGGTCTGGAGCTTGCTGAGGCATGCTGGTTATTCGATAGAAAGCCATCGGAAATAGAGGTAGTCGTTCATCCGCAAAGCATCATTCACTCGCTCATTCGTTACGTTGATGGCTCGGTGCTGGCGCAGCTCGGGCAGCCCGATATGCGAACCCCAATAGCCTATAGTCTATCTTGGCCAGATCGCGTGTCAGCGGGCGTTGATATTCTCGATTTGGTCAAAACAGCAAGGCTGGATTTCGAGTCACCCGACCTCGATGCTTTTCCGTGCTTGAGGCTTGCTTACGAGGCTATTGATGTGCCGGGTGGGATGTGTGCCTTTAGTGCGGCTAACGAGGTGGCGGTGGATGCCTTCTTATCAGAGAAGATTCGGTTCACCGATATTGATCAGACAATTGCGGCCACACTCAACTGTGTAACATTGGCGGAACCAACGACGCTCGCTGAGGTCCAAGCGTTAGATCGAGCGGCGCGCGAAGCTGCGGGCGCGTTTATTTCTGATGTCTCGTTTAGGTAG
- the pyrH gene encoding UMP kinase, which translates to MATEKVYKRILLKLSGEALTGDQPFGIDPKVLDQMALEIGQLVGIGVQVGLVVGGGNLFRGAALQAAGLDRVTGDHMGMLATVMNALALRDALERSNIATQVMSAIPMSGVVDHYDRRKAIRAMSQGDVVIFSAGTGNPFFTTDSSACLRGIEVEADIVLKATKVDGVYNADPMKDSTAVKYESLTYDEVLDNKLGVMDLTAICLVRDHEMPVRVFNMSMKGALLSIVRGGSEGTLIQ; encoded by the coding sequence CAAGCGCATCTTACTTAAACTCAGCGGGGAGGCCCTAACGGGCGATCAACCCTTTGGCATCGATCCAAAGGTACTCGACCAAATGGCACTGGAGATAGGGCAGCTGGTCGGTATTGGTGTCCAGGTGGGATTGGTTGTTGGGGGCGGGAACCTCTTTAGGGGTGCCGCACTGCAAGCAGCCGGTCTCGATCGCGTCACTGGCGATCACATGGGTATGCTGGCGACTGTAATGAACGCTTTGGCGCTTCGCGATGCGCTCGAGCGCTCAAACATCGCAACGCAGGTGATGTCTGCGATCCCTATGAGCGGTGTGGTCGATCATTACGATCGACGAAAGGCAATTCGTGCAATGTCACAAGGCGACGTTGTGATCTTTTCAGCAGGAACGGGCAACCCGTTCTTTACCACTGATTCCTCAGCGTGCTTGCGAGGCATTGAAGTCGAGGCGGACATTGTTCTCAAAGCGACAAAGGTGGACGGCGTGTACAACGCAGATCCCATGAAGGATTCGACGGCAGTTAAATACGAGTCCCTCACCTATGATGAAGTGCTAGACAATAAACTTGGTGTGATGGATCTCACAGCCATTTGCTTAGTACGTGATCACGAAATGCCTGTGCGCGTTTTTAATATGTCGATGAAAGGCGCGTTATTGAGTATCGTACGGGGTGGATCTGAGGGTACATTGATTCAGTAG
- a CDS encoding phosphatidate cytidylyltransferase — translation MLVKRIYTALVMMGIFLVAVTQLSPFAMSVVVAVVFAAGAWEWAGLSGWDARWIRMIFSLVFVGLCTGFILVYHPDLIESSAAIRPVLGVACFTWLANAFLVESYPKLSFLWRARVTRSLIGLFVLGAGWLSLSYMVGLPNGWILTTLFIVVVAASDVGAYFVGSTLGRNPLAPDVSPKKTIEGFWGGLLVVLGLAAVVWWLLPPEYAHIHPVEIFLIGLFCCGASVLGDLTISMFKRESGCKDSGTLLPGHGGLLDRLDSICGAAPFFALSLILVGYA, via the coding sequence GTGTTAGTTAAGCGAATCTACACCGCTCTGGTAATGATGGGCATCTTTTTGGTGGCGGTGACGCAGTTGTCTCCTTTTGCTATGTCGGTTGTGGTTGCCGTTGTTTTTGCCGCCGGGGCTTGGGAATGGGCGGGTTTGTCCGGTTGGGATGCCCGCTGGATAAGAATGATATTTTCACTGGTCTTCGTGGGACTCTGCACAGGCTTTATTTTGGTATACCACCCTGACCTCATTGAGAGCTCTGCGGCCATACGTCCCGTACTGGGGGTCGCTTGTTTTACATGGCTGGCTAATGCGTTCTTGGTGGAGAGTTACCCCAAGTTGTCTTTTTTGTGGCGCGCACGTGTCACGCGGTCTTTGATTGGTCTTTTTGTTTTGGGCGCTGGCTGGTTGTCTCTGTCTTATATGGTGGGATTGCCTAACGGGTGGATCCTTACAACACTCTTCATCGTGGTAGTCGCGGCCTCAGACGTTGGCGCTTATTTTGTAGGAAGCACCCTTGGACGTAATCCGCTGGCGCCCGATGTCAGTCCCAAAAAGACGATCGAAGGCTTTTGGGGTGGGTTGCTCGTCGTACTGGGTCTGGCCGCGGTTGTATGGTGGTTACTGCCCCCGGAATACGCTCACATACACCCTGTTGAAATCTTTTTGATTGGACTTTTTTGCTGCGGTGCCTCGGTACTAGGGGACCTCACGATCAGTATGTTCAAGCGCGAGAGCGGCTGTAAAGATTCGGGCACATTGCTCCCAGGGCACGGTGGCTTGCTCGATCGATTGGATTCAATCTGTGGTGCGGCACCGTTTTTTGCGCTGTCACTTATCTTGGTGGGCTACGCCTGA